From one Aptenodytes patagonicus chromosome 16, bAptPat1.pri.cur, whole genome shotgun sequence genomic stretch:
- the SPHK1 gene encoding sphingosine kinase 1, translated as MAAGRRAPPEPGGGPVLLQGIFGAGPTPGAAACSLALTARELQVRRPGGSSGGSAGPDAALRLADCVGSAAFPAAAAAACFSLVCYPFRGPRWGSPARQRLERTFRVSLGPDAEGNLRIAQAWSRRIRELSVPAVPTQDGDSYGVLPRPCRALVLLNPQSGAGRALEDFQAVVQPMLAEADIATTVFITERPHHAHEKVRDEDLSQWDTLVVMAGDGLLYEVVNGLMERPDWEDIMKKPLCILPGGSGNALAASINHYAGNDHVAKKKLLTNCAFILCKGLHTQMDLVSLSTASGKRLFSFLGFGWGFISDVDIDSEKYRRLGNARFTLGTLQCLAKLRVYQGRLSYLPAVPEQGTAPAPRDSHAPVTNGQAGRILPPAGTEAAGALPADSLLVPLCQPVPTHWTVVPEEEFVTVYAIYQSHLGTNLLMAPAARLHDGCIHLFYLKAGISRVALLKLFLAMGRGTHLDLNCPHLRYVPVRAFRLEPRAAAGIMTVDGEVLACEPVQGQIHGRLCRVLSSS; from the exons AtggccgccggccgccgcgctcccccggaGCCCGGTGGGGGCCCGGTATTACTTCAAGGCATCTTCGGTGCGGGACCGACCCCCGGTGCTGCCGCCTGTTCGCTGGCTCTGACGGCCCGGGAGCTGCAGGTGCGGCGTCCCGGCGGCTCCTCCGGGGGCTCGGCCGGTCCCGACGCCGCGCTCCGCCTGGCCGACTGCGTGGGCTCCGCcgccttccccgccgccgccgccgccgcctgcttCTCCCTCGTCTGCTACCCCTTCCGCGGGCCGCGCTGGGGCTCGCCCGCCCGCCAGCGCCTGGAGCGGACCTTCCGCGTCTCCCTGGGACCCGACGCCGAGGGCAACCTGCGCATCGCCCAGGCCTGGAGCCGGAGGATCCGGGAGCTCTCGGTGCCCGCCGTGCCCACGCAGGACG GTGACAGCTATGGGGTgctgccccggccctgccgcgcgcTGGTGCTGCTGAACCCGCAGAGCGGCGCCGGCCGTGCGCTCGAGGACTTCCAGGCGGTGGTGCAGCCCATGCTGGCCGAGGCCGACATCGCCACCACCGTCTTCATCACCG AGAGACCCCACCATGCACATGAGAAGGTACGGGATGAAGACCTGTCGCAGTGGGACACGTTGGTGGTCATGGCCGGGGACGGGCTCCTGTATGAG GTGGTGAATGGGCTCATGGAGCGGCCGGACTGGGAGGACATCATGAAGAAGCCGCTGTGCATCCTGCCGGGGGGCTCCGGGAACGCCCTGGCAGCCTCCATCAACCACTACGCAGG CAACGATCACGTCGCCAAGAAGAAGCTGCTGACGAACTGCGCCTTCATCCTGTGCAAGGGGCTGCACACGCAGATGGACCTGGTGTCGCTGAGCACGGCCTCGGGCAAGCGCCTCTTCTCCTTCCTCGGCTTCGGCTGGGGCTTCATCTCGGACGTGGACATCGACAGCGAGAAGTACCGCCGGCTGGGCAACGCCCGCTTCACCCTGGGCACCCTCCAGTGCCTGGCCAAGCTGCGGGTGTACCAGGGCCGCCTCTCCTACCTGCCTGCCGTCCCCGAGCAGGgcactgccccagcacccagggacTCCCACGCGCCCGTCACCAATGGCCAGGCTGGCCGCATCCTGCCACCGGCAGGGACGGAGGCagctggggctctgcctgccgACTCACTGCTGGTGCCGCTGTGCCAGCCGGTGCCGACGCACTGGACGGTGGTCCCCGAGGAGGAGTTCGTCACCGTCTACGCCATCTACCAGTCCCACCTGGGCACCAACCTGCTGATGGCACCGGCAGCCCGGCTGCATGACGGTTGCATCCATCTCTTCTACCTGAAGGCTGGCATCAGCCGCGTGGCGCTGctgaagctcttcctggccatggGCAGGGGGACCCACCTGGACTTGAACTGTCCCCACCTGCGCTACGTCCCCGTCCGAGCTTTCCGCCTGGAgccgcgggcggccgcgggcaTCATGACAGTAGACGGTGAGGTGCTGGCCTGCGAGCCCGTGCAGGGCCAGATCCACGGCCGCCTCTGCCGCGTCCTCAGCAGCTCCTGA